The Leptolyngbya iicbica LK DNA window GCCGCAGTAGGGCGCGTCGTGGCGCATGACCAGCAGCACGAGCAGCCGATTTTGATCCGTATCAACGGAGAAAATCACGTTGTCGACCCCGACCTTAAAGTCGGCCAGGGGTTCGGCGTTCAAGAGATGGCCTGTTTTTCTTTGGAGCTTGCCGTGCATGGATACAAGTTGCGTTGGTTAATATAGGCGCGAACAGCGGTCGGTAAGGCTTGGGCGTCTTCGGTTTGGCGGTAGTAGGACGACGACACCTCAAAGGTTTTGAGGGTTTCGGCGATCGCCACCTGGCCTCCCTGTTGACGAATCGCCGCTAGCGCTTGGTCAGAGGGACGGTAGCCGGGGCGCGGCATGACCAAGATGTTGGCCAGTTGGAACAGCTCAGCCGCCTTGTACCAGTGGGGTAATTGCTCGACCAAGTCGGCCCCCACGATCAAAGTGAGTTCGGCCTGGGGCCACCTCTCCCGCGCTTGCTGGGCGCTGACTAGACTATGCCGATGGCTGAGTTCTTCATACAACGCGATGCGACCGGGGGGCACGGGCAGGTCTTGAATCATCAGCTTGAGCATGGCTTGGCGATCGCGCAGTGGGCACTGGTGCTGCTTGTAGGGGTTATCGGCTGCCCACACCGCCACATGGTCAAAATGGCGGGCGAGCCAGCGCAGCACCCGACCATGCCCCCGATGGGGCGGGTCGGCACTCATTCCAAATAGGGCAATTTGCATGGGCTTTTCTAACATGGGCAGACCGATTAAGAGAGTGGGGAGCAGGTGAGTGAACGCAGCCATCTGAGTCAGCTGGGGGATGAGGCTGGTAGTGGAGCGGTCATGACTGGCCCCCGCTGGGTACCGTTGATTTAGTCTGGTGGCGAGTGGCTTGGGTTAACTGGGCGAGCGCTGGCGTCGTCTCCACAGTGTAAGGGCCGGGGTCTTGCACTTGCCGTACCGCTGGTGACAGGGATGCCACCGACTGGGCGGTGCGCTGGGCGATCGCGGGCAAATCTTCCAACGGTGTGATGAGCTGCCCCTGTTGCATCACGGGTTGCAGCAAGGGCTGGGCTCCGGGGGGCGGTGATTCGGTGGTGAGGGCGAGGAAGTCGTGCGTGGCGCGATCGCCCGCATATTGCCGAAAGATTTGTTTACGGCCTGGATAGGTGACTTTGCTC harbors:
- a CDS encoding nicotinate-nucleotide adenylyltransferase, which translates into the protein MAAFTHLLPTLLIGLPMLEKPMQIALFGMSADPPHRGHGRVLRWLARHFDHVAVWAADNPYKQHQCPLRDRQAMLKLMIQDLPVPPGRIALYEELSHRHSLVSAQQARERWPQAELTLIVGADLVEQLPHWYKAAELFQLANILVMPRPGYRPSDQALAAIRQQGGQVAIAETLKTFEVSSSYYRQTEDAQALPTAVRAYINQRNLYPCTASSKEKQAIS